From the Nodularia sp. NIES-3585 genome, one window contains:
- a CDS encoding tetratricopeptide repeat protein → MNIHSFLASGNQQNNRYKFVSNSTVYTNEHEKNGKGGSALGDDYLRSCALNSARQGDYSEAIALLTELITRRPQNSLDYNNRGLIYFQSGEMPKALGDYNTALQLNPNLASAYNNRANYHAACEEFAAALADYDHAIDLNPSYVRARINRGITLRDLAQYEEAIENFEVAMLFGQLEGHIWAERGRTYHLWGDWNCAIADYRRALTQLPGLDRQKDMSGYRLRLQIENWLNELLFPDNLD, encoded by the coding sequence ATGAATATTCATTCATTTTTAGCTTCTGGTAACCAGCAAAATAATCGATACAAGTTTGTGTCAAATAGCACTGTTTACACTAATGAGCATGAGAAAAACGGTAAGGGTGGATCTGCTTTAGGAGACGACTACTTACGCTCTTGTGCTTTGAATTCAGCTCGACAAGGAGATTATTCTGAGGCGATCGCCTTACTAACCGAATTAATCACTCGTCGTCCGCAAAATTCCCTTGATTACAACAATCGGGGATTAATTTATTTTCAGAGTGGCGAAATGCCAAAAGCTTTGGGTGATTACAACACAGCATTGCAATTGAATCCCAATTTAGCTAGTGCTTATAATAACCGAGCCAATTACCATGCAGCCTGTGAGGAATTCGCCGCAGCACTGGCTGACTACGATCACGCCATTGATTTGAATCCTAGTTATGTCCGGGCGCGGATTAACAGAGGAATTACCTTACGTGATTTGGCACAATACGAAGAGGCGATTGAGAATTTTGAGGTCGCAATGCTTTTCGGTCAACTAGAAGGTCATATTTGGGCAGAACGGGGCAGAACTTATCATCTATGGGGTGATTGGAATTGTGCGATCGCTGATTATCGGCGCGCCCTGACTCAACTACCCGGACTAGATCGCCAAAAGGATATGTCTGGTTACCGATTGCGTTTACAGATTGAAAATTGGTTAAACGAGCTGTTGTTTCCTGACAATCTCGATTAA
- a CDS encoding glutathione S-transferase family protein, protein MLKLYGGARSRASIVQWYLEELGVGYEFVMLDMQAGEHKQPEYLKINPMAKVPAIVDGDFQLWESGAILLYLADKYGKTALSPEERGIYSQWVLFGNATLATGVFVEANREREMPRLLTPLNEIFERQSFLLGDEFTVADIAVGSILAYIPIMLKLDLSAYPAVLNYIKRMSERPAFQKSIGGS, encoded by the coding sequence ATGCTCAAACTTTACGGCGGCGCTCGTAGTCGAGCCTCCATTGTCCAGTGGTATCTGGAAGAACTAGGCGTTGGCTATGAATTTGTGATGTTGGATATGCAGGCGGGCGAACACAAGCAGCCTGAGTACCTGAAGATTAACCCAATGGCTAAAGTTCCAGCAATTGTCGATGGCGACTTCCAGCTTTGGGAATCAGGGGCAATTTTACTGTATCTTGCCGATAAATACGGTAAAACCGCACTTTCACCAGAAGAGCGGGGCATATATTCCCAGTGGGTCTTATTTGGCAATGCTACCCTTGCTACGGGGGTTTTTGTAGAAGCCAATCGAGAGCGAGAAATGCCCCGCTTGTTAACTCCCTTAAACGAGATTTTTGAGCGACAATCTTTTTTACTGGGTGATGAATTCACTGTTGCTGATATAGCCGTGGGGTCTATCCTGGCTTATATTCCCATCATGCTTAAATTAGACCTGAGCGCCTATCCAGCCGTCTTGAACTATATCAAGCGTATGTCTGAGCGTCCAGCGTTTCAAAAGAGCATTGGTGGTAGTTAG
- a CDS encoding DUF1565 domain-containing protein → MVNSTLVTTLYVNPVQGNDSNTGSRSSPFKSLTRALKASKTPVIIQLTSGTYSKANGEVFPLVIPAGVTVVGNEANKGAGIVISGSGEYQSPSFGLQSMTLLLQGNASILGVTVTNPASKGTGVWIESAVTNVANNTLINCGREGIFVTGNAKPAIMDNVFRQNAASGLMMARHSKAEVLRNAFHQNSLGIAISDFAAPLIADNTISENGSAIALSRNARPVLRHNLITKNTQSGMLVNGDAIPDLGNSQDAAGNIFSNNSRFDLDNSTPQPLVSAGNQLNPTQIKGRVDFIAVLEDNPRRISGSSSIFSDLAGHWAADFVAALVTRGAISGFPDGTFAPDAAINRAQYAAIIAKTFQLPQINPGIKFTDVNPSFWAASAILQTAEMGFISGFPDGTFRAEQNLTKVQAIVSIVSGLKLTGGNPQVLNVYRDRAQIPTYATNAVAVATQKLLVVNYPQTEQLEPLRDITRGEVAALIYQALVASSQEQAIGEAAPKAIASPYIVTPDVNLPGFTDIAGHWAEAFIRGLASMNLTNGFADGSYQPDKPMNRAQYAALVAVAFNPVPKRPAINFTDVAPDFWGYQALQIAARGGFVSGFGDSTFRPAQNVQRLQVIVSLVNGLTLPIVNNNASLTYTDSHTIPDYARQAVITATQQRIVVNYPNPKQLVPTREATRGEVAAMVYQALVAIQRTSKINSTYIV, encoded by the coding sequence ATGGTAAACTCTACCCTCGTTACCACACTCTATGTCAACCCTGTCCAGGGGAATGATTCTAATACTGGTTCTCGGTCGAGTCCCTTTAAAAGTCTCACCCGTGCCTTAAAAGCCAGCAAAACACCCGTAATTATTCAGTTGACATCTGGGACTTATAGCAAAGCTAATGGTGAAGTGTTTCCTCTAGTTATTCCTGCGGGGGTGACAGTAGTCGGTAACGAAGCTAATAAAGGGGCGGGGATTGTGATTTCCGGGAGTGGTGAGTATCAAAGTCCTAGCTTTGGTCTGCAAAGTATGACATTACTGTTGCAAGGTAATGCCAGTATTTTAGGTGTGACTGTGACTAACCCAGCCTCTAAAGGTACAGGTGTTTGGATTGAGTCGGCAGTCACAAATGTGGCTAATAATACTTTAATTAATTGTGGTCGAGAAGGTATATTTGTCACTGGTAATGCTAAACCCGCCATTATGGATAATGTGTTTAGGCAAAATGCCGCCAGTGGCTTGATGATGGCGCGTCATAGCAAGGCAGAAGTGCTGCGGAATGCGTTTCATCAAAATTCTTTGGGCATAGCCATCAGTGACTTTGCTGCCCCTTTAATAGCAGATAATACAATATCAGAAAACGGTTCCGCGATCGCTCTTTCTCGTAACGCTAGACCTGTGCTGCGGCATAATCTAATTACCAAAAATACCCAAAGCGGGATGTTAGTCAATGGTGACGCTATCCCTGATTTAGGTAATAGCCAAGACGCAGCCGGCAATATTTTTAGTAATAACAGCCGATTCGATTTAGATAACTCTACACCACAGCCGCTAGTTTCCGCAGGTAATCAGTTGAATCCTACCCAAATTAAAGGCAGGGTAGATTTTATCGCTGTCCTAGAAGATAATCCTCGACGCATCTCAGGTAGTTCCAGTATTTTTTCAGACCTAGCTGGACATTGGGCAGCAGATTTTGTGGCAGCATTGGTGACCAGAGGCGCAATTAGTGGCTTTCCCGATGGCACTTTTGCGCCAGATGCCGCCATCAATCGCGCTCAGTATGCGGCGATTATTGCTAAAACTTTTCAGTTACCTCAAATAAATCCAGGTATTAAATTTACAGATGTCAACCCCAGCTTTTGGGCAGCATCAGCCATTTTGCAAACTGCTGAAATGGGTTTCATTAGTGGCTTTCCCGATGGGACCTTTCGAGCCGAACAAAATTTGACGAAAGTACAGGCCATAGTATCTATAGTTAGTGGCTTAAAACTCACAGGTGGCAATCCCCAGGTGTTAAACGTGTATCGCGATCGCGCTCAAATTCCCACCTATGCCACTAATGCTGTCGCAGTTGCTACCCAAAAATTACTGGTGGTGAATTATCCCCAAACCGAACAACTAGAACCTCTGCGAGATATAACTCGTGGTGAAGTGGCAGCATTAATTTATCAAGCTTTGGTAGCCAGCAGTCAGGAACAGGCGATCGGCGAAGCCGCGCCAAAGGCGATCGCATCACCATATATAGTCACCCCCGATGTTAATCTCCCCGGATTTACCGACATTGCCGGACATTGGGCAGAAGCATTTATTCGGGGGTTAGCGAGCATGAATTTAACTAATGGTTTTGCTGATGGTAGCTACCAACCAGATAAACCCATGAATCGCGCCCAATATGCGGCTTTAGTAGCCGTGGCCTTTAATCCCGTACCCAAACGCCCCGCAATTAATTTTACAGACGTAGCCCCAGATTTTTGGGGTTATCAAGCCTTACAAATTGCAGCCAGAGGTGGCTTTGTTAGTGGATTTGGAGATAGCACCTTCCGCCCGGCTCAAAATGTGCAAAGGTTACAGGTAATTGTCTCCTTAGTGAATGGGCTGACCTTACCAATAGTGAATAACAATGCCTCACTCACTTATACTGATAGTCATACAATTCCCGATTATGCTCGTCAAGCGGTTATAACTGCTACACAGCAGAGAATTGTGGTCAATTACCCCAACCCTAAACAACTTGTACCGACGCGGGAAGCAACACGTGGCGAAGTAGCCGCAATGGTTTATCAGGCATTAGTTGCCATCCAGCGAACGTCAAAAATTAATTCAACCTATATTGTTTAG
- a CDS encoding cupin domain-containing protein: MIINPDNVPIRTTSTYPDEFKPLVCGRIKQALGNAAGLQNFGVNLVTLEPGSCSALRHWHTQQDEFIYVIKGEVTLITNTGEQILIPGMMAGFPSGEEDGHQLVNRSHEIVVYLEVGDRTPDDQVNYPDHDLIAQPSADGNHIFTHKNGALYES, from the coding sequence ATGATCATCAATCCTGACAATGTACCAATTCGGACAACTTCAACTTACCCCGATGAATTTAAACCTCTCGTCTGTGGGAGAATAAAACAGGCTTTAGGAAATGCCGCCGGCTTGCAAAATTTCGGTGTCAACTTAGTTACACTTGAGCCGGGAAGTTGTTCTGCTCTCAGACACTGGCATACTCAACAAGATGAGTTTATTTATGTGATTAAAGGTGAAGTCACACTAATTACTAACACGGGAGAGCAAATTCTCATACCTGGAATGATGGCAGGTTTCCCATCAGGTGAAGAAGATGGACACCAATTGGTAAATCGCTCCCATGAAATAGTAGTTTATTTAGAAGTTGGCGATAGAACTCCTGATGATCAAGTAAACTATCCAGACCATGACTTGATTGCTCAACCTAGTGCTGATGGAAATCACATTTTTACACACAAAAATGGTGCTTTGTATGAGAGCTAA
- the gatB gene encoding Asp-tRNA(Asn)/Glu-tRNA(Gln) amidotransferase subunit GatB, with product MTAATTVKTEYEAIIGLETHCQLSTNTKIFSNSSTAFGADPNTNIDPVCMGLPGVLPVLNEKVLEYAVKTGLALNCQIAKYSKFDRKQYFYPDLPKNYQISQYDLPIAEHGWLEIEMVDAEGNPIRKRIGVTRLHMEEDAGKLVHAGSDRLSGSTYSLVDYNRAGVPLVEIVSEPDLRSGEEAAEYAQEIRRIVRYLGVSDGNMQEGSLRCDVNISVRPVGREKFGVKVEIKNMNSFNAIQRAIDYEIERQIAAIEAGETIIQETRLWEEGAQRTSSMRVKEGSSDYRYFPEPDLSPIEVSNEQLEAWRSELPELPAQKRHHYESDLGLSVYDARVLTEDRAVADYFETAIASGANAKAAANWITQDIAAYLNKQKLSIAEIALTPAYLAEVITLIESGKISNAQAKQKLPDLLDGVSPEKAFAGQELITDPSVLEPIIDEAIAANPKELEKYRNGNTKLKGFFVGQVLKKTDKRADPQLTNELVEKKLNT from the coding sequence ATGACTGCTGCTACGACTGTAAAAACTGAGTACGAAGCGATTATTGGTCTAGAAACCCATTGTCAACTGAGTACCAATACCAAGATTTTCTCCAATAGCTCTACAGCTTTCGGTGCTGACCCTAATACTAACATCGACCCTGTGTGTATGGGTTTACCTGGGGTTTTACCTGTACTGAATGAAAAAGTCTTGGAATATGCTGTAAAAACAGGCTTGGCTTTGAATTGCCAAATCGCTAAATATAGCAAATTTGACCGTAAACAGTATTTTTATCCTGACTTGCCCAAAAATTACCAAATTTCTCAATATGACCTCCCTATAGCTGAACATGGTTGGTTAGAAATCGAAATGGTAGATGCTGAGGGGAACCCAATTCGTAAACGCATTGGTGTGACTCGTTTGCACATGGAGGAAGATGCAGGAAAACTTGTACACGCGGGAAGTGACCGTTTATCTGGATCTACCTATTCTCTCGTAGACTACAATCGCGCAGGTGTGCCATTAGTGGAAATTGTCTCGGAACCTGACTTGCGTTCTGGTGAAGAAGCTGCTGAATATGCTCAAGAAATCCGCAGAATTGTACGCTACCTCGGTGTCAGTGATGGCAATATGCAAGAAGGTTCTCTGCGTTGCGATGTCAATATCTCGGTGCGTCCAGTGGGGCGAGAAAAGTTTGGCGTAAAGGTAGAAATTAAGAATATGAACTCGTTCAACGCCATTCAACGGGCGATTGATTACGAAATTGAACGCCAAATTGCGGCTATTGAAGCGGGCGAAACCATTATCCAAGAAACTCGCCTTTGGGAAGAAGGCGCTCAACGCACAAGTAGTATGCGGGTGAAGGAAGGTTCAAGTGATTACCGCTATTTCCCAGAACCAGATTTATCACCCATTGAAGTATCTAACGAACAATTAGAAGCATGGCGCAGCGAACTTCCCGAACTACCAGCCCAAAAACGCCATCATTATGAAAGTGATTTGGGGCTTTCGGTTTATGATGCACGGGTGTTGACAGAAGACCGCGCCGTGGCTGATTATTTTGAAACTGCGATCGCATCTGGTGCAAATGCCAAAGCTGCTGCTAACTGGATTACTCAAGATATCGCCGCCTACCTCAACAAGCAAAAACTCAGTATTGCTGAAATTGCCCTGACTCCCGCCTATTTAGCTGAGGTAATTACTCTGATTGAATCAGGGAAAATTAGCAACGCCCAAGCTAAACAAAAGCTACCAGATTTACTTGATGGTGTTTCCCCGGAGAAAGCTTTTGCAGGTCAAGAGTTAATCACTGATCCTAGTGTACTAGAACCGATCATTGATGAAGCGATCGCGGCTAACCCCAAAGAACTAGAAAAGTATCGCAACGGCAATACAAAGCTCAAAGGCTTCTTTGTCGGACAGGTTTTGAAGAAAACTGACAAGCGAGCTGATCCTCAGTTAACGAATGAATTAGTGGAGAAAAAACTAAATACGTAA
- a CDS encoding nucleotidyltransferase family protein, whose amino-acid sequence MNSNKRLQNILANTPVGIVLPAIAGGGALPIAQLNLPNWWLAGGAVRNTVWCAVFGQKCRLFIKDFDIAFFDESGDRSQELAAKAQLTAQFPNYQFDVKNQASFTRWRSGRTAYTSTENGIENWLHTATAVGVRLDAQGEWQFFTPYGLDDLFAGIIRPTPAHINNPDAKNKASDFLDKCPELRCI is encoded by the coding sequence ATGAATAGCAACAAGCGCTTACAAAATATCTTAGCTAATACACCTGTTGGAATTGTATTACCTGCGATCGCCGGAGGCGGGGCTTTGCCCATCGCTCAACTCAATCTACCTAACTGGTGGTTAGCCGGGGGTGCAGTGCGAAATACAGTTTGGTGTGCAGTATTTGGTCAAAAATGTCGTTTATTCATCAAAGACTTCGATATTGCCTTTTTTGATGAATCGGGAGACCGTTCCCAGGAACTAGCAGCAAAGGCACAATTAACCGCACAATTTCCCAATTATCAGTTTGATGTCAAAAATCAAGCTAGTTTTACCCGTTGGCGTTCTGGCCGCACAGCCTACACCAGTACAGAAAATGGAATTGAAAATTGGTTACACACCGCTACGGCTGTGGGAGTTCGACTAGATGCACAAGGGGAATGGCAATTTTTTACTCCCTATGGCTTAGATGACCTATTTGCAGGAATCATTCGACCCACACCAGCACATATCAACAACCCCGACGCTAAAAATAAAGCCTCTGATTTTCTGGATAAATGTCCTGAACTCAGGTGTATTTAG
- a CDS encoding PAS domain S-box protein, with product MKFSIENKIRSVFGLTMLILSIVGGFSFWSAVQLSQKVTSTADSQKVAEQLKDLSLQIEAADNGIADYVITGKKQYLQPYLFVVDNIPRQLEALHQKSKNNHPSLQQLTTLETLINKQLAVSKEIIAVRELQGFVSAQKIMSLDGSQKQKSAIQNMIKEMQHQENQQLKQYLLAVGANSQTTKNVVFISSVLAIALIPSGIFIIHRDIAYMKRIKAALRESEERFRCAYNNAAIGMALVAPNGRWLSVNSALCDIVGYPEAELLNITFQAITHPEDLDTDLNYVQRLLAGEIRSYQMEKRYFHKQGYIVWVLLSVSLMRETPTKSPYLIAQIQDITKQKLAQESLRESERRFHAIFNQTFQFIGLLKPDGTLLEANETALNFAGIKSADIVNRPFWEARWWTISAATQAQLQKAIASASAGEFVRYEVEVLGAGDTITTIDLSLKPVFDETGNVVLIIPEGRDISRRKQAEEEMRKAKEAAELANQAKSMFLANMSHELRTPLNAILGFTQVMKRDRSLTPKQQEYLQIISRSCDHLLGLINDVLDLAKIESGYITHDDQRFNLHLLLQCVFQMLKPKAEAKKLQFNFYGDPNLPKYAIADEKKIRQILINLLSNAIKFTENGSVILRVQPSNKEPQTNQILWLSFEVEDTGVGIAATDIKTIFHPFFQTQSGKNITEGTGLGLSISNKLIQFMGGKITVNSSLGQGSKFTFDIPVGLADTDLVLSPNCYDQVNKLAPGQPSYRVLIVDDQAENRLLLVELLTHLGLEVREATNGQEALTIWKQWEPQLILMDIRMPVMDGYAATKQIRATPKGAETIIIALTAYSSTSDRTLAINAGCDDFVTKPFSAEILYAKIRGYLGLRYE from the coding sequence ATGAAATTTTCTATTGAAAACAAGATTAGAAGCGTTTTCGGGCTGACGATGCTGATTTTAAGTATAGTTGGTGGTTTTTCTTTTTGGAGCGCCGTACAGCTTAGTCAAAAAGTTACCAGCACTGCCGATAGTCAGAAAGTCGCTGAACAATTAAAAGACTTGTCATTACAAATTGAAGCTGCTGACAATGGGATAGCTGATTACGTAATTACGGGCAAAAAACAATATTTACAGCCGTATTTATTTGTGGTTGACAATATTCCTCGACAGTTAGAAGCTTTACATCAGAAGAGTAAGAATAATCATCCTAGCTTGCAGCAACTCACAACTCTGGAAACTTTAATCAATAAACAACTTGCTGTAAGCAAAGAAATCATAGCTGTGAGAGAATTACAAGGTTTTGTGTCTGCACAAAAAATTATGTCGCTGGATGGAAGTCAGAAACAGAAAAGTGCTATCCAAAACATGATTAAGGAGATGCAGCACCAGGAAAATCAACAATTAAAGCAATATTTATTGGCAGTAGGCGCAAATTCTCAGACTACGAAAAATGTGGTATTCATCAGCAGTGTACTAGCGATCGCCCTCATCCCTTCCGGTATCTTTATTATTCATCGAGATATTGCTTACATGAAGCGGATCAAAGCAGCACTACGTGAGAGTGAAGAGCGCTTTCGGTGTGCATATAATAATGCTGCCATTGGTATGGCATTGGTAGCACCAAATGGACGTTGGCTGTCTGTAAATTCTGCCTTATGCGACATTGTTGGTTATCCTGAGGCAGAGTTATTAAATATCACCTTTCAAGCAATTACTCATCCTGAAGATTTAGATACGGATCTCAATTATGTGCAACGCCTCCTGGCGGGTGAAATTCGTAGTTACCAAATGGAGAAACGATACTTTCACAAGCAGGGGTATATAGTTTGGGTGCTTTTAAGTGTGTCTTTGATGCGTGAAACTCCAACCAAATCACCATACTTGATAGCTCAAATTCAAGATATAACTAAACAAAAACTAGCACAAGAAAGTCTGCGGGAGAGTGAGCGACGATTTCATGCTATTTTTAATCAAACATTTCAATTTATCGGCCTGCTAAAACCAGATGGCACTTTACTAGAAGCTAATGAGACAGCCCTAAATTTTGCCGGGATTAAATCGGCCGATATCGTCAATCGTCCGTTTTGGGAAGCGCGATGGTGGACAATTTCCGCCGCAACCCAAGCGCAATTACAAAAAGCGATCGCATCTGCGTCCGCAGGTGAGTTTGTACGTTATGAAGTAGAAGTACTGGGTGCAGGAGATACAATCACAACTATTGATTTATCTCTGAAACCGGTTTTTGATGAAACGGGAAATGTGGTTCTGATTATTCCCGAAGGTAGGGATATCTCCCGGCGAAAACAAGCAGAAGAAGAGATGAGAAAAGCTAAAGAAGCCGCAGAATTGGCGAATCAAGCCAAAAGTATGTTTTTAGCTAATATGAGTCATGAATTACGGACTCCTCTAAACGCGATTTTGGGTTTTACTCAAGTGATGAAACGCGATCGCTCTTTAACTCCCAAACAGCAAGAATATCTCCAAATTATTAGCCGCAGTTGTGATCACTTACTGGGTTTAATTAATGATGTTCTCGACTTGGCAAAAATTGAATCTGGATACATCACTCACGATGACCAGAGGTTTAACTTGCATTTATTATTACAGTGTGTTTTCCAAATGCTGAAGCCGAAAGCTGAAGCCAAAAAGTTGCAATTCAATTTTTACGGTGATCCTAATTTACCAAAGTATGCGATCGCCGATGAGAAAAAAATTCGCCAGATACTAATCAACTTGCTCAGTAATGCCATCAAGTTTACAGAAAATGGTAGTGTAATTTTGCGTGTGCAACCGAGTAACAAGGAACCGCAGACGAATCAAATCCTCTGGTTGTCCTTTGAGGTAGAAGATACGGGAGTGGGAATTGCTGCTACAGACATCAAGACCATTTTTCACCCCTTCTTTCAAACCCAATCGGGTAAAAATATTACAGAAGGTACGGGTTTGGGACTCAGCATTAGTAATAAATTAATTCAATTTATGGGTGGTAAAATTACTGTTAACAGTAGCCTGGGTCAAGGTAGCAAGTTTACGTTTGATATTCCCGTGGGTTTAGCTGACACTGACTTAGTATTGTCGCCAAATTGCTATGATCAAGTCAATAAATTAGCACCCGGACAGCCATCTTATCGCGTTTTGATTGTCGATGACCAAGCAGAAAACCGTTTACTTTTAGTAGAATTATTAACTCATTTGGGTTTAGAGGTGCGTGAAGCCACCAATGGACAGGAAGCACTCACTATCTGGAAGCAGTGGGAACCCCAGCTAATTTTAATGGATATCCGGATGCCGGTGATGGATGGTTACGCAGCCACTAAACAAATTCGTGCCACCCCAAAAGGTGCAGAGACTATTATTATTGCACTCACAGCATATAGTTCCACAAGCGATCGCACCTTGGCAATCAATGCAGGTTGTGATGATTTTGTTACCAAGCCGTTTTCAGCAGAGATATTGTATGCTAAAATACGGGGTTATTTAGGATTGCGGTATGAGTAA
- a CDS encoding tetratricopeptide repeat protein yields the protein MKRKNQVVFTLVLKSAVVFSPLLLSAGMASGQPRPSVSTELNTAQVISSQQPEKLAQVQAQQPNQEQVPSGVAQPLNSTTVLFNVWLVILSLFPVAVIALFWLLRKVAIREIVHRAMAQLQGVENLQNQLTIVKQDAENLIQESKKINRELEKEVATLQANIKREQDNLANLTSELLQSRDNILTGLETTIQNIQENLESEFVTKLSHLQLEAQETRDRIIENLERLESDFTHKLDALQLEAAQQKNIALEDLEKSRDEFISQLSRLQSETQEDQDKTVESLTSLAVNAQQEKNEILGNVRELENLFKLEVLGLQSETQQQKESIFQSLASLQVDVQQEKDRSLEIFGSQIAGLYSESQQQKDAILENLTKLQSDFGSQLSELQVEAQNRKELIIANLEASGSEFTAQFSELQLNAQEQKLLILEKLEKLETDFVSQLSELQLDAQERKNVILQELVNTQPPFLPEKAEIAEPQPQVLEVVNDHFQVGEELFAQRKYDQAIAAYDKVIEADPNNPVAWLKHGLTLGRLQRYKEAIADYEKAIEIQPEYHQAWCDRGVAFGKLGQQQKAFDSFDKATQVKPDDPVAWLNRGLALIELERYEDAIASFDKAIDINPNSAKVWDKRGYALVRLGEDDEAIASFDKALEINPEYASAYYDKAACYALQRQLKLALANLQQAIELNPRYQEDAAFDIDFDEIADDKSFRELIRA from the coding sequence ATGAAGCGCAAAAATCAAGTTGTTTTCACTTTAGTGTTGAAAAGCGCTGTTGTCTTTTCGCCGTTGCTACTGTCTGCTGGTATGGCTAGTGGACAACCCAGGCCATCCGTTTCCACAGAATTAAATACGGCTCAGGTTATATCTAGTCAGCAGCCGGAAAAATTAGCTCAGGTGCAAGCACAACAGCCTAATCAAGAGCAAGTACCATCTGGTGTGGCGCAACCTTTGAATAGCACGACTGTTTTGTTCAATGTGTGGTTAGTGATATTGAGTCTGTTTCCTGTGGCGGTGATTGCTTTATTCTGGCTGTTGCGAAAAGTGGCAATTCGGGAAATTGTTCATAGAGCAATGGCGCAGCTACAGGGAGTGGAAAATTTACAAAATCAGCTAACTATTGTTAAGCAAGATGCCGAAAATTTGATTCAAGAATCGAAGAAGATAAATCGTGAATTAGAAAAAGAAGTGGCGACTCTGCAAGCAAATATTAAAAGAGAGCAAGATAATTTAGCTAATTTGACTTCGGAATTGTTGCAGTCAAGAGATAATATTTTGACTGGATTAGAAACAACAATTCAAAATATTCAAGAAAATTTAGAGTCTGAATTTGTAACAAAACTATCTCACTTGCAATTAGAAGCTCAAGAAACAAGAGATAGAATCATTGAAAATTTAGAAAGGTTAGAATCTGATTTTACCCATAAACTAGATGCCTTGCAGTTAGAGGCTGCACAACAGAAGAATATAGCTCTAGAAGATTTAGAAAAATCTAGGGATGAATTTATATCTCAGCTTTCTAGGTTACAGTCTGAAACTCAGGAAGATCAGGATAAGACTGTTGAAAGTTTAACAAGTTTAGCGGTGAATGCTCAACAGGAAAAGAATGAAATCCTAGGCAATGTTAGAGAATTAGAAAATCTATTTAAATTAGAAGTTTTGGGATTACAGTCTGAAACTCAGCAACAAAAAGAGAGCATTTTTCAGAGTTTAGCTAGTTTGCAGGTAGATGTACAACAAGAGAAAGATAGAAGTCTGGAAATATTCGGATCTCAAATAGCTGGATTATATTCTGAGTCTCAGCAACAAAAAGATGCCATCCTGGAGAATTTAACAAAATTGCAGTCAGATTTTGGCTCTCAATTATCTGAATTACAAGTGGAGGCTCAAAACCGCAAAGAGCTAATTATTGCTAATTTGGAAGCATCAGGTTCTGAGTTTACGGCTCAATTTTCGGAATTACAATTAAATGCTCAAGAACAAAAGCTGCTGATTCTAGAAAAGCTGGAAAAATTAGAGACGGATTTTGTCTCTCAACTTTCTGAGTTGCAGTTGGATGCTCAAGAACGCAAGAATGTAATTTTGCAGGAATTGGTGAATACTCAACCACCATTTCTGCCTGAAAAAGCAGAAATTGCAGAACCTCAGCCACAAGTGTTAGAGGTAGTTAATGATCATTTCCAAGTGGGAGAGGAGTTGTTTGCTCAAAGAAAATATGATCAGGCGATCGCAGCTTATGATAAAGTAATAGAAGCTGATCCTAATAATCCTGTTGCTTGGTTAAAACACGGTTTAACTCTGGGAAGATTGCAACGCTACAAAGAGGCGATCGCTGACTATGAAAAGGCTATTGAAATTCAGCCAGAATATCATCAGGCTTGGTGCGATCGCGGTGTGGCTTTTGGTAAACTAGGACAACAGCAAAAAGCTTTCGATTCTTTTGACAAAGCTACTCAAGTGAAACCTGATGATCCGGTGGCTTGGTTAAATCGTGGTCTGGCTTTGATAGAATTGGAACGATATGAGGATGCGATCGCTAGTTTTGATAAAGCTATTGATATTAATCCCAATTCCGCCAAAGTCTGGGATAAACGCGGTTATGCTTTGGTAAGATTAGGAGAAGATGATGAAGCGATCGCTAGTTTTGATAAAGCACTAGAAATCAATCCTGAATATGCTAGTGCTTATTACGATAAAGCCGCTTGTTATGCACTCCAAAGACAACTTAAATTAGCTTTGGCAAATCTCCAACAAGCAATTGAACTGAATCCTAGATATCAAGAAGATGCAGCATTTGATATTGATTTTGATGAAATTGCTGATGATAAAAGTTTTCGGGAACTAATTAGGGCTTAA